Genomic DNA from Panthera leo isolate Ple1 chromosome A1, P.leo_Ple1_pat1.1, whole genome shotgun sequence:
CAATAATATAACTATTTCCACAGTCCCACCATCagtgaagagagaaaacagggctTGAAAGGGGCCCACTCAGCCTCCTGCCCTGTAGGGAGGTTCTTGTTTCTATGCTTCTGCCTAAGAAAGGAATCAGTCTGACTAAATCTGGTGGCTGAACTCTTCTGGGCTTGCTTGCCACTACAGAATGTTCATTAAGGCTGGTCATTgcctttttctttatgttttccttgGGATGAAAGAATGTAATAAGAGTTTGAAAATCTTAACCGAAATATTGACTGTGAGAGTCTTTTGCTACTTTGTGAATTCAAGAGATGATCAAAAACTCTGGATTAAAGTAGAAAGCCATGACCTCTTCACAGAGCCTGTTGAGCTCAGCCCCTAAACCAAGGTTTTTTAAGGAGTCTTTCATGACTTCCCCAGGCAGACCTGTGGGCTTTCTCCTGAGGTACCTTCTCTGCtggattataattattttacaggTTTGTGTTTTGTTCTCAGCTGTGTTGTTTTAGAGGAAGAAactattcatttttatatgatgTCTGGTCAGAATAGGCCCCTAACaaatgggatggatggatggatggacacaaAACCTCGGTAATTTTCTTAGACCGGTTATTCTTACAGTGTGGTGCACAAACCCCTCAGTGCCCCTGAGACCCTTTCAGGAGATTCATGAGGTCAAAACCATTTGtgaaattgttattatttcacacacaaaaaacaggATTTGCCTGTTTCGTGTAAATACGATGATGTTGGAAAAACAATGGTGGGTGAAACTGTTGATGTCTTAGTATAAATCAAGTTCATGGCATCAGTTAGCAATCATATTCTCCACTGCCACACACTcacattagaaaggaaaaaaaaaaagacttagaagTATCATCAATGATTCagcaaaaattattattttgaacatttattaaCATCTTGCCTCTTTAATGTAGTCTGTGTGACAAAATGGGAGGTAAACACAGAATAGTTCTGCTGTATACTGAAATTCAGTGGTTGTCCTAAAGAAAAGCACATGTTGCAAACAGAGCTAGTCATTTTTttcatgggaaaaatatttactggAAAGAACAACTGACAGACTAGTTATTCAGTCTTGGGTATTTGGcacatattttctcaaaaatgaacaaagcaagtTTGTTACTTCGAGGAAAACAACTGACGGTATCTGTTGCCAGTTACAAAACCTGAGCTTTTACATgaaaaattagaatttgaatAAACTTGAATCCATCATTGTGAACTTGACAATTCCCAATgcttaaagactttttttctgaTACCAGTGgcaatattaataaatgttatttttaatgtaatttaatataacacaatgtattataataaaatgtgtcaaTATTTGGAAGATCTGAATAACTCAAAgattcattattttccaaatgactagTCCATGATATTATAAAACCTTGCATGAGTAAGGAATCCATTCAAATTGCAAGATAGTACAGTGAATATAGTGTAATTGAATATGAAAATTCATTGATGtagtttcagattccacattatAGCTAAACTTTTAAGAAAGTACCACTTACCCAAGTTTAAGTATAGTATCAAAGAAGActatccacaattatctgaaaagcccattatttcttccttttacaaTTATACATTTGTGTGAagccatattttcttcatatgtttCAACTAAAACAACGTATTAtaacagattgaatgcagaaacAGGACAATCCAGCTGTTTTCTATTAAGCCAAGGATTAAAGGGATTtgtgaaaccataaaacaatACCACTCTCTTCACTaagtatattttggaaaatatagttatttattcTAACATGAATgggtttgttgttattttaaaagaattagcatttttaaagttttccaggtttttaaaaaatgtttattttgagagagagagagaatgcatgagctggggaggggcagagagagagaggagagagagactcctaagcagggtCTGTTTTGtgatcacagagcccaacgtgggactcagtctcagaaaccgccagatcatgacctgagccaaaatcaagagttggatgctcaactgaccgagccacccaggcgtcccaaattCTCCACATTAATAGGACTCAAAGTTGCAGGTACAGAATagcaattttttgttttgaaattggtAAGAAGAACCTTTGGAAAGTGTTTTTGCCTGacaatcaaaatttaaatttctgccACTATAACCAATACTTattgaatatgaaaataaaactaagaagtCATGTATGTGATTGAAGTCCAAAAATGTAACTAAGTTCAATCATTAATTTCAACTTTTCCCACTGAATCTAGAATTGTTAATACATAGAGTGTCTcaatctttaaaaagactttaaagatttttcattaaaatgaatctCATTAAATCTCTGATCAACATCCATCCTCTGCCTGTTTCCAAAAAAATGTGGTTCATATCTTCCTTGGACAGAGTTTTCCATAGATAAACTGCTCTAGGAACTAAAGTGTTAATATATTTCTGTGACTTCAATTTTCTGGTGCCAGTTTATCTTAATTTGGAGGATTCTGGACTAAGTCAGTGTTTCTGTCCCTTCCGTATTTAAGATCAGCTATTTAATCTCAATTGAGTCTTTTATCTTCTGGCTAAATGATATCAATTCTTTCacctcttttaatgtttttttcctagattttttattatctttatcttcttacatatatattgtaCGATGTGCTATCTAGaattaaaaaactatttcagATTTGCTCTACCAGTAGTAAGATTCACTAGTAGAAACTGGTTAATCTTTTAACAATATAGTCTTAGCTCTGTTAGGAGTCCTGACAAACTTGTTAACTTAGTATCTAACTAAAACTGTTAGAGTTTTTCCATGTAAATTATTGATTTTCTAATCTTAAGCAATTGATTTTCAAAACCTAAATGTAGCCTACTCATGATCCTTATACTTTGATCCAATGTTTCAGCTaattgaaattcttttaaattgtttttgttgtgaTTTGTTGTGTTAGCTACTCTTGCCAGATTTTCCTCTCCTGGCCTTCCCTTTAAGAAGTGTAGACATtcaggggggcctggctggcttagtcaggggttggggggatagtgtgtgtctcttgatcttggggtcatgagtttgagccccacaatgggtgtagagattacttaaataaataaacttaaaaaaaaaaaagaattgtagacattcaaagaaggtatacaaagAGATAGGATGTCACCATGGGAAGGCCAATGGGCAGTTCCAGTAAATTTAGTGGATTTACTATCATCCAGATCTGGTCCTCTTATCTTGGAGACTTAGAAATGACTTAGAAATGTGACTTAGAGCTAAGGAATATTGGCACTAAACAAGGCTATATAAActtaactattattttatttagaattgtgACTTCCAAGAAGACTGTGccttcttgttttaaaatgtaggttttattaCTATTCACATATGTTGAagccaacagatcaggagacagTTATATTGAAAAATGTAGTTTGTTACTTAAAATTCCCAAGAGGAGGCAAGCATTCTACATCACATAGGGCCAATGTGGGAAAGTACCAGGGTCTGCCTGGAGGCAGAGTAGTAAGGGGAAAACTTGGGAAAGACCCTTCATTATGGTTTCTATAAGAATGAATGAGGCAGGGTAAGCAGGCTTAGgtttggctagtttgaataattttggtGGTTTCTGAGGTGTAGGAGCTGTCTCTGGTTGTTTGGTACCTGATCCTGGCTTGATTAGGGCAGGCGGGTAGTAGCCTTGAATGAGAGAGCCCTGTGAGAGCCTGATAAAGGAGATATTTGGAGTATATGGAttctggattggttggtttgcataCATAATTGCATTGTGTATGCATTGCATACATAATGCATACATTGGTTGGTTTGCCACATTCTGTGGCAAGTTATTTTCTATCTCTAGGAATTAGCTAACCTTGGGAGGGGCAGTCCATCCACTGTCAACAAGGCCCTAAGATATCAAAgcatcagaaaataaacaaaattaaaaaacatgattaATACAATTGTCATCATCCTGACAagttaatttcttcctttattaaaaaaaatgtatatttatttattttgagagagagtgtgcatgtatgcaagcaggggaggggcagagagggagagagagagtcccaaccaggctctacactgtcagcacagtgccctacttggggctcgatctcacaaaccataagatcatgacttgagccaaaatcaagagtcagactttttttttttttttttcaaaaaaaattttttttaacgtttatttattttggagacagagagagacagagcatgaatgggggagggtcagagagagggggagacacagaatccaacaggctccaggctctgagctgtcagcacagagcccgatgcggggctcgaactcacggaccgcgagatgatgacctgagccgaagttagccgcttaaccgactgagccacccaggtgccccaagatgcagatgtttaactgagccatccaggtgccccattttttttttttttttttttttttttttgccattcttcCCTTTAAACAAGCTACATAGGAATCAAATTATTAGAAGGTTACATAGTGAATATTTAAGCGGAACAAGGGTAGTTTTATCATTTGAGATTTTAAATGGTTCAGGTACTTGATAACTGATGCGTACATCTCCACCAAAGAATATGCCAGGCAGGTGTTCACCACCTTGCCTGGACACTGCTTGGATAGGACACTGTCCCCACTTGTCTCTGTAACTAGGACTGCCCTATGTTCTCCCCAAAATTATCTTTGCTGTGAATAAGTATTAGCTGTACTctttggaaatcctagccacaagTAACTAAGAATGGTACCTGTAAAACTAATGAATGAAGTGTCATCATACCttgaaattaaagttaaattatacTTCTATGTTAAGTTAAAATATAGCACATGTATACATATCTGATTCCTGTTGAAAACATCTGTGACTTACCATTGGGATCCTAGTGATATAGTCCACTTAATAGAGTGAAAAGTCCCATAGGATGGTTTTGCATACTAACTCAAGCAACCTTAGCCCCTAACATGTTTTTAGGATTGATGGAAGACTAAGAGCTCTTCTAAATATGGCCTtcaacgggggcacctgggtggctcaatcagttaagtgtctgactttggctgagatcatgatctcgccattcatggGTTCCACCcagcttggggctctgtgctgacagctcagaacctggagcctgctttggactctgtgtctccctctctccctgtccctctcctgctcatgctctgtctgtctctctctcaaaaacaaataaacattaaaaaagtaaaataaatatgacCTTCAACGAACTTTAatcctattaaatattttttgcacATTGGGATGTGAATTGCATCAAAAGTTATTGTTTCTTAGTTTTCTATTTACTCAAAGTAACATGTGGCACAGTTTCTCCTGAgattatgttgaaatatttatcattagtatttgaaataaataaaaagcaatgataatcaaaataacatttaaaatctttattgatACCATTTTGTTTATGAACTActctatttacatatttttccagACTATATCCTTACAACTCAAAGCCAAGCACTTTTCTCAATATTAAAACTTGCAAAAAGGGTTTAGCTACCTATAAACATCAGGTACAATTCTAAGTTCtgaatcaaaaaatatttctaatgtaaTTTACATTATTgttcttcaaaacattaaatggaaaacctccaattatttttttcaaataaaagccacaagaaattaaataattaccATGTACATTACAACTTGCTTATATCAAATTACCAAGTATCATGCCAATTGTTACGATATCCTCTACTAATAGGCAAAGAAATAAAGTTGTATATGACAGTCATCAAATTAATATACTCAGGTTTTATATAATTTGACTTATTCTTTGTTGTAAAACTGCTAGATTGAAATGAGGATTTTTTGTATAAACACCACATTTTGAAATCAGACAGATAATATAGtcattttgtaacattttatgaTAGTAGCatggtattcatttatttaattagaagTTATTCATAGGTCCTAAATACTAGGTGATTGGAATGTCACGCGAAGGAAATTACccttattattcttattatataaatatctaatgattatatattagaaattaaagataCTGTTTAATTTTGGCCgaatatttagtatattttgtAATTAAGTTTCTACTGGCTTTCTTAATTTTAGCTAATCTAAGATAATCTAATaatcagcttttcttttctaaaatgaagcAAGCATATAGTTTCTATTTGTGATAAATTCCCATTTTTTGGTTGTCCTTAGAACGACAAGAGTAATTTGATATAAGTAAAGAGGAACACTTTTAAACCTTTTGCTTTATCTTGTTGTTGAGAACCTATAtataggctttaaaaaataatagcaggaATTAAAAGATATGGAGAAACAATTCCatgaaattacattaaaatcaaaataaagcaaaaaacagcACACCAGCACTTCACATAGATTATTACTAGCTTGTAAAACTGATCTGTCACTTGGAGTTGATTAAACTGACCATACGAATATTGGCTGCCTAGTCTACTATAATAGgttggtctttttaaaatttgaattagaaaaaaatttttaattttaattagatttCACCTACCTGCAgtcaacattttttaagaattagttcattctttctttatgcCTTAGGCTTTGTACCTTTGGCTTATTGTTCATAGAACATTTTAATagctgtcccttttttttttatgcttttggcATCATGGAAATTACAATCTTATTTGTTgacttttaatgttaaaaatatttattgatttgaatgCAGTGTTTcctaataaaatatctgaaaaacctgaaaaaaattttaaagtcatctccaccacatgtgacttttttttttttttttttttttgctgatttttgcttaaattaaaaacttgGACCATATGAAGATTGTTAAATATTAGAGGTTTTGAGAAGTATAGCTTTAATTTTGTTTGAGAGAATTTCCTTAGCAGAAACTATGTATTATTTGTGTGTCCACGGTACCTAATATGATACACAGTATATTTTGATACCTCTAACAATTATGGACTAACCAATTATaggattttaaaagatgaacatttgagatttattttctggTTCTATATTTCTCTGATGTAGACATTTGAACAAAATGTGCTTTCTAGTCATCTCTTAAAAATTTACTAATTGCTTAATTTGTTCTGTTTGCAGTGATTGTCTccttaacaacatttttttacttttgaattctTTGGGGAACATAGGAACTGTTGGCATTAGCACTTTTTGACCACAAGAAAGGAGGCTGGAAATCTTATTATTGACATTGATATCAGAGATGGGGGGATGAGGATTCACATTTAAGGGTGGCAGAAATCCTGGTCTGGCTTGCGTGATACCGTGATCTAAAGGGAAAGCTCCTGAACCACGCCTTTCTAAAATTGCATGATTTCTCCTGCTCAAGGGACCTGGTGAGATATTCTCCAACAATTCTTTGGGCCCTGACAACAGGGAAGGAGACGGTGAGaggatctttttctttcctataagTGCTTTGCCATCTTCTAAAGTTGCAGGGGTAAGACCAGCCGAGAGCTGGGAATCAGAGCTGTAGTGATTTGCCCCTGAGTTTCTTTTTTGGACTATACTTCTTAAGGTGGAAGCAAATATCGTCTGGTTAGAGTCTGGATCTGGCTCAGCAGGGATTTCAATGCATTGCTGatttccttctgaaaaaaatgattgataatttatttcatcatatGACATCTTTCTTGAGCTGGCCTGATCTAAGGCTCTCAGCAAATGTGCAGTGTCTTTTACATCAATACTTTGGTGCCTAGTGATGAATCGCTTGGAAAGTGCCAGCCCATTGGTTTTGTAGGACAATTCTTCCTCTGGAGTAATATCCTGGAGCTCCTCTTGCAAGGAGGCCACTCTGTTTTGGTGCATGAATAAGGGAGGACTCTTGATCCAGGTTGGAGCCTGGGGTAGCTTGGGACCATTAGAGGCCACAGAAGCCTTCctcacaggggagcctgggtcctGTGTGTCATCACTATTTCCTGAGAGCTCCAGACCTTTAAAGCCAAAAAGTGTCATTTCAGTTTCAGAAAAATGTGTAAGTGGCAACGAAGCTGTTTTTATGTCTATTTCTGAAGGAGTGGCACAGGAGGCTGGGGAATGACACCCATCCATATCTACAGGAGGCATATTTAAGTACTGTTTGGTAGTGTGCCTACCGGAGGGTGATTTTGCTGTCGTTATAATAATGACCTCTTTCCCTTTTGCCTTGCAAGCACTAAGTAGAACTTTCAGGGTCTCTCTATCCTCTGAATTTATAGCATAAACAAGGGCTGAGTAACTAGAATGATCTTGCAAGCTGAGATCAGCCCCACTGTTTAGGAGCAGGGAAACAACTTCAGGACCGGCTTTTTCTAAGCAAGCATGCATCAAAGCAGTTTTCCCAGATTTGTCCTGTATGTTGGGGTCAGCATTGTTTTCTAACAGGTATTTAACCATTTTGGCTTTACTGACACTCTGGTGATCAACATGTTTGGTCTTACAAGCGATCATTAAAGGTGTTTCCCCACGGTCATTGCTCTCATTAATGTATGCACCACCTTCTAGCAAGAGTCTTGTGAGGCGAAGCCGGCTCTGATGGACTGCTTTGATCAGGGAATTTCCATCACTTGAAATTTCTATACCTTCATCCATCTTCAAAAGTCAGAATCAAAACCTGGTTATCAAAGAATATGAAGAACAAAAGATTAGCCGGAATCCCAATTTATATTCATGTTGTTATTGataatttctgaaatatatatgtatagagcAACAGTACATAAATGAGATTATGTTATTAATATAGAACAAAAAAgtaaactgcaaaataaaataaattttgaatagtAACAGCCTTTAGGTAATTATAAACtaaaatttactttcaaaatcTTCATCTAGTACCAATGGAGTACTTCCCTAAATTCCACAATAATTAAACAATAATGCACTTATTTTCTacttgtgaaaaatattttaaaaacaatactaaaatgtaaattgaaGCAAAAATTCCAAAAGTGTGTGTAATTGCAACTGAATCaattaaaatatagcatatttATGGCAGATTAATCTAAAAACTTCTCAGGGTTAGATTACTTAAATGTGCTCTTAATTAAATAATGCAACTATTACTTAGATTTTCAATTTAAGGGCATTTCTATGTTTCTTTTAAAGGATGAAAAATCATTTGAACTACAAGACATTAAGTAACTGACATAATGTCTGGAACTCACACTGAAATGGGAATGGTGGGCATGTGATTATGCATTTTCCTTGATTTCATTATTTACATCAAACACTAGATTATGAAGCCAGCCACATTCagttggtttactttttttttttttttttttttgagagggagagagagtgcacatgagcaggggaagagagaagctcagcaggctccctgctgtcagggcagagcctgaggcagggttcctgggtgggtggctcaatctcccaaatcgtgagatcatgacctgagccaaaatcaagagttggacatttaaccagcccactgagccacccaggagcccctgttggGTTACATTTTGACAACAGTACATTTGCTCTGAAAAAGTTCTAGGCTAGAAATGTGAGTGAGGTCATGTAGTctttataagcattttattttttatctttaaaactaaaaattacttttatttatataatttagatTCAAACTCCTTCAACAGATAATTCCATCAGTTGATAAGAATTATgtctttaggggctcctggctggctcagtcagtagagcatgcaactcttgatctcggggatgtgagttcaagccccacactgggcgtatAGCTtactgaaagagaaaggaaggaaggaaggaaggaaggaagaaagaaagaaagaaagaaagaaaaggaaagaaagaaaggaaggaagaaaggaaggaagaaagaaagaaaagattgtgTATTATGTCTTCACCTAGAACTgaggaaatgtttgtttttgaatagtGCTTAGAGCTGGGGAGAAAAATCAAATGgagtttatattatatttatttatttaaaacttatttatttacttacttatatttttgacagagagagagggcacaatgATTGAGGGGCACAGTCAGAGGGACAGCGAAAGAATCCCACacaagctccgcactgtcagcacccACCCTTGAAGCTGGGCTCCAGCTCACCCTACGcaaagctcaaactcacgaaccatgagatcatgacttgagctaaaatcagatgcccaaccaactaagccactcatgTACCCcaagtttatataatatttaaatctcttttatttaatGAAGTAGGTTTTAGAAATTGAGAAGTATTATTTATTCtactcatttacttttatttgtttaatgtttatttctgagagagagagcaggcacgtgtgcaagcaggggagggacagtgagagggggacagagaatccacagcaggctctgtgctgacagcagagagcctgatgtggggcttgaacccacaaaccatgagatcatgacctgagctgaagttggacgcttaacctactgagccacccaggtgcccctattttactcatttacttttaaattaacaATATGGGACATGAGTTTTTATTGGATAATagaatagataataaatataatgacTTCTTAACAGAAAAAGAGgtgaagagaacagaaagaaaatgaagggggAAAGAAGGCATGCACACAGAACTTAATCTAACAGCTAGCTGTAAGCTCCTATTATATCTTGGGCATGGAGCTACAAAGGTACATGCCCTAGCCCTAAAGAGCTTACTCAGTTGTTTGGAAGAGACACCATATAAGCAGCTGGTTATGAGTTAAAGTCAGGAGAATATACAGACTTTGGTGGCTTGGGGACTGAGGGGCTCACAGAGGCCACCCAATTGAGCTGGGTTTGGACTGCTAAGAGTTTGGTAGGCAGACAAAGTAGGAAGACAGAAGtagagaatgttccttgtgcaaAAACCTAGAGGTTTAAAATAGCAGTTATTTATCATAAATCAGGCTCTACTTATGCTGATGTAgccaaactttagaaaaatattttagcagaTGGTAATAGTTAGGGTGAATGTGGCAGAACACACACCTCTACTTTTGCTCCTTCCTGAACAATCCCCTGaaactaaagaattttttttttaatttttaaaaaagattttatttttaaataatctctacacccaacatgggaactgaactcacaaccctgagattaagagttacaCATTCCACtgcctgagccagtcaggtgcctgAAGAATtgttaaaaagacataaattcaCAAGGATAGCacgaaaaggagagaagacaacAGCAACATTTGGAAGCCAGAAAGCAGGTGGACCAGTGGTGACCAAACTAGCCAACCTGAAAAGGCTGTGCCTCAGGTCATTCGTGATAAAGCTGATAACTAAGCCCACAGACACTGCGGAATCCTCTAGAGAGGCAGTAAGCAGGGAGCTCTAGAACTGGGTGGGTGGTGGAGTGAATGGCTAAAATAATGAGGACTAGGTGAAAAGTTGTCGGAGAAGCAGTTAGATCCCTAAGTCCTTGCTATTCACAATGGGACCCTACCTTGGACCAGCAGCACACCATTCCCTGAAGCTTAATCTTAGgctccatcccagacctactgaaccagagCCTACATTTTAACTAGATCCTCAGGTGATTTAGATgttcattaaaatttgagaaacactgcctcAGGTCATTCCTTCACTCCAAGCCACTAGGAGATAGGATACTACCCATCTCATCTGAGATGTCCAGAGCTTTATTCTCCAGAAATGGTGAAACAGAAGGGCCTCTGGACTGGAAGACATCCAACATATTT
This window encodes:
- the ANKRD34B gene encoding ankyrin repeat domain-containing protein 34B gives rise to the protein MDEGIEISSDGNSLIKAVHQSRLRLTRLLLEGGAYINESNDRGETPLMIACKTKHVDHQSVSKAKMVKYLLENNADPNIQDKSGKTALMHACLEKAGPEVVSLLLNSGADLSLQDHSSYSALVYAINSEDRETLKVLLSACKAKGKEVIIITTAKSPSGRHTTKQYLNMPPVDMDGCHSPASCATPSEIDIKTASLPLTHFSETEMTLFGFKGLELSGNSDDTQDPGSPVRKASVASNGPKLPQAPTWIKSPPLFMHQNRVASLQEELQDITPEEELSYKTNGLALSKRFITRHQSIDVKDTAHLLRALDQASSRKMSYDEINYQSFFSEGNQQCIEIPAEPDPDSNQTIFASTLRSIVQKRNSGANHYSSDSQLSAGLTPATLEDGKALIGKKKILSPSPSLLSGPKELLENISPGPLSRRNHAILERRGSGAFPLDHGITQARPGFLPPLNVNPHPPISDINVNNKISSLLSCGQKVLMPTVPMFPKEFKSKKMLLRRQSLQTEQIKQLVNF